A stretch of the Chlorobiota bacterium genome encodes the following:
- a CDS encoding YcaQ family DNA glycosylase — MFKKLKVTIKVAQSIMLGATGLLTKPKIKPNKEDIVKAVFRLGVLQIDTINVVERSPYIVLFSRLGNFENNWLIENLENGNLFEYWSHEACFIADIDFVYYRSIMLNAESNNWHYHSKFVNEHKEEIKKMLKYIEINGSVSSIDFNDEKKDVGGWWNWKIEKLVLEALFTRGELMIKNRINFRRIYDLTIRVKPNLLDYKVIPINEVKKIFIERTILHLGIVKEEWIYDYYRLKKKDSKELVQEQIRENKNINQIEVEGFKNKFYFHKDNFQLINDIISGKLKPTHSTVLSPFDPLIWDRKRVKELFDFDYKIECYTPESKRKFGYFCLPILLKGKLIGKLDAKAHRKDSVFEIKKFWLETGVVLKELDKKLLIKTIQQFATFNKMKQVVGLENL, encoded by the coding sequence TTGTTTAAAAAATTAAAAGTTACAATAAAGGTTGCTCAAAGCATTATGTTAGGCGCAACAGGATTGTTAACAAAGCCTAAAATCAAACCTAATAAAGAAGACATTGTAAAGGCTGTTTTTAGATTAGGAGTTCTACAAATTGATACTATAAATGTGGTTGAAAGAAGCCCATATATTGTCCTTTTTAGTAGGCTTGGAAATTTTGAAAATAATTGGTTAATTGAAAATTTAGAAAATGGAAACTTGTTTGAGTATTGGTCACACGAGGCTTGTTTTATAGCTGATATTGACTTTGTATATTACAGAAGCATAATGCTTAATGCTGAAAGTAATAATTGGCATTACCATTCGAAGTTTGTTAATGAACACAAGGAAGAAATAAAAAAAATGTTAAAGTACATTGAAATTAATGGATCAGTATCATCTATAGATTTTAATGATGAAAAGAAAGATGTTGGTGGATGGTGGAATTGGAAAATTGAAAAATTAGTTCTTGAGGCATTGTTTACAAGGGGAGAATTAATGATTAAAAATAGAATTAATTTTCGTAGGATTTATGATTTAACAATTAGAGTAAAGCCAAATTTGTTAGATTACAAAGTGATTCCAATTAATGAAGTAAAAAAAATATTTATTGAAAGAACTATACTTCATTTAGGTATTGTTAAAGAGGAATGGATTTATGATTATTACAGGCTTAAAAAAAAGGATTCTAAAGAATTAGTTCAAGAACAAATTAGAGAAAATAAAAATATTAATCAAATAGAAGTTGAAGGTTTTAAAAACAAATTTTACTTTCATAAAGATAACTTTCAATTAATAAATGATATTATAAGTGGTAAATTAAAACCGACACATTCAACTGTTTTATCACCTTTTGATCCTTTAATATGGGATAGAAAAAGAGTTAAAGAATTATTTGATTTTGATTATAAAATTGAATGTTATACTCCCGAATCAAAGCGCAAATTTGGATACTTTTGTCTTCCAATTTTATTAAAGGGAAAGTTAATTGGAAAATTAGATGCTAAAGCACACCGAAAAGATTCTGTATTTGAAATCAAAAAATTCTGGTTAGAAACTGGTGTTGTTTTAAAAGAGTTAGATAAAAAACTACTCATTAAAACTATTCAACAATTTGCAACATTTAACAAAATGAAACAGGTTGTAGGATTAGAAAATTTATAA
- a CDS encoding peptidylprolyl isomerase → MTEAQTPVVTNVVLMKTTMGDFTIELYGNDAPKTVANFVGLVNKGFYDGILFHRVVPGFVIQVGDPKTKDSTKKSEWGTGGESIYGASFEDEFNQNAPSYKRGYVEGCMAMANAGPNTNSSQLFICFSGAESLPKAYSIFGLVTKGMDVAHAIEKVARDRSDCPITPVKIISAKEVKSISSVDKKMKVAKTTISDSTKSKIKKIKKSKTK, encoded by the coding sequence ATGACAGAAGCACAAACACCGGTAGTAACAAATGTAGTTCTTATGAAAACTACAATGGGAGATTTTACAATTGAACTTTATGGAAATGATGCACCTAAAACTGTTGCTAACTTTGTTGGCTTAGTAAATAAAGGTTTTTATGATGGAATTTTGTTTCATCGTGTTGTACCAGGATTTGTGATCCAAGTTGGTGATCCTAAAACGAAAGATTCAACAAAAAAATCAGAATGGGGGACAGGTGGTGAAAGTATTTATGGAGCTTCTTTTGAAGATGAATTTAATCAAAATGCTCCAAGTTATAAAAGAGGTTATGTTGAAGGTTGTATGGCTATGGCTAATGCAGGACCTAATACAAATTCAAGCCAGTTGTTTATCTGCTTTAGTGGTGCTGAAAGTCTTCCAAAAGCATATTCAATTTTTGGCTTAGTAACTAAAGGTATGGATGTTGCTCATGCAATTGAAAAAGTTGCTAGAGATAGAAGTGATTGTCCTATAACACCTGTAAAAATTATTTCAGCAAAGGAAGTAAAATCTATAAGTTCAGTAGATAAAAAAATGAAAGTTGCAAAAACTACAATTTCAGATTCTACTAAATCTAAAATTAAAAAAATTAAAAAATCTAAGACTAAATGA
- a CDS encoding peptidylprolyl isomerase, which translates to MKFILSFFIFSVLSIKFLSAQNPVVTNIAILKTSLGDIKIEFYGEDAPKTVANFLGLAKQGFYDGILFHRVVSGFVIQAGDPQTKDSTLKDLWGTGGESIYGSEFEDELNAKSPSYKRGYVEGVVAMANAGPNTNTSQFFIGFGKAINLPKKYTIYGKVIMGLDIVHTIEKVKVDANSRPLIPVVIISVKEEVSGLDIEDVNSRIDCLELK; encoded by the coding sequence ATGAAATTTATATTATCATTCTTTATTTTTTCAGTTCTTTCAATTAAATTTTTATCAGCTCAGAATCCTGTTGTCACTAACATTGCAATTTTAAAAACAAGTTTAGGTGATATTAAAATTGAATTTTATGGTGAAGATGCACCAAAAACTGTAGCAAATTTTTTAGGTTTAGCTAAACAAGGATTTTATGATGGTATTCTTTTCCATCGAGTTGTTTCTGGATTTGTAATACAAGCTGGAGACCCTCAAACCAAAGACTCTACTTTAAAAGATTTGTGGGGAACTGGAGGTGAAAGTATTTATGGCTCAGAATTTGAAGATGAGCTAAATGCAAAATCACCTAGTTACAAAAGAGGTTATGTTGAAGGAGTTGTTGCAATGGCTAATGCAGGTCCTAACACAAATACTAGTCAGTTTTTTATTGGCTTCGGTAAAGCTATTAATTTACCTAAAAAATATACAATTTATGGTAAAGTAATTATGGGTTTGGATATTGTTCACACTATTGAAAAAGTAAAAGTTGATGCAAATAGCAGACCCTTAATTCCAGTTGTAATAATCAGTGTAAAAGAAGAAGTAAGTGGGCTAGATATTGAGGATGTTAATTCTAGAATTGATTGTTTAGAATTAAAATAA
- a CDS encoding peptidylprolyl isomerase → MKKIFLILAILTLSLTSCKKSDSASQSTDSTKVADTAQLAPPPTTSTDTTKSIDVKPIATHSGVISTDMGDIEFELYGKDAPKAVENFAGLIKKGYYNGIKFHRCIPNFVIQGGDPSSKDNSKRDQWGMGGESIFGKTFEDELAPTPSFKRGYIDGCFAMANSGPNTNGSQFFICSGQGAQTSLGAMPNYTIFGFVTKGIDVVAKIAQTGASGEKPENPVTMKKVTIKEIK, encoded by the coding sequence ATGAAAAAAATATTTTTAATTCTTGCAATTCTAACTTTAAGTTTAACTTCTTGCAAGAAATCTGATTCAGCATCTCAATCAACTGATTCAACAAAAGTAGCAGATACTGCACAGTTAGCACCACCACCAACTACATCAACTGATACTACAAAAAGTATAGATGTTAAACCAATTGCTACTCATTCTGGTGTAATTTCTACAGATATGGGAGATATTGAATTTGAACTTTATGGAAAAGATGCTCCAAAAGCTGTTGAAAATTTTGCTGGTTTAATTAAAAAAGGTTATTATAATGGAATCAAATTTCATCGTTGCATCCCAAATTTTGTTATTCAAGGCGGAGATCCAAGTAGTAAAGATAATTCTAAAAGAGATCAATGGGGTATGGGAGGAGAAAGCATTTTTGGTAAAACTTTTGAAGATGAATTAGCGCCTACTCCTAGTTTTAAAAGAGGTTACATTGATGGATGTTTTGCTATGGCAAATTCTGGACCAAATACAAATGGAAGCCAGTTTTTTATATGCAGTGGTCAAGGTGCTCAAACTTCATTAGGAGCTATGCCTAATTATACAATTTTTGGGTTTGTTACCAAAGGTATAGATGTAGTTGCAAAAATTGCTCAAACAGGTGCTTCAGGTGAAAAACCAGAGAATCCAGTTACTATGAAAAAAGTTACTATAAAAGAAATAAAATAA
- a CDS encoding peptidylprolyl isomerase encodes METSMGKIEIELYGIDAPKTVANFVGLADKNFYSGILFHRVVTGFVIQAGDPKSKDPAMKQYWGQGGESIYGKEFADELNSNTPSYKQGYVPGSLAMANRGPNTNTSQFFICLDNAEGLQKNYTMFGKVTSGMDVVKKIEASESTQPKVYVEIKSLKATSVN; translated from the coding sequence ATGGAAACAAGTATGGGTAAAATTGAAATTGAATTATATGGAATTGATGCACCAAAAACAGTTGCTAATTTTGTAGGTCTTGCTGATAAAAATTTCTATTCTGGTATTTTATTTCATAGAGTTGTTACAGGGTTTGTTATTCAAGCTGGAGATCCAAAATCTAAAGATCCAGCTATGAAGCAGTATTGGGGACAAGGAGGGGAAAGTATTTATGGCAAAGAATTTGCTGATGAGCTTAATAGTAATACACCAAGTTATAAACAAGGTTATGTTCCAGGAAGTTTAGCTATGGCAAATAGAGGACCAAATACAAACACAAGTCAATTTTTTATTTGTTTAGATAATGCTGAAGGTTTACAAAAAAATTACACAATGTTTGGAAAAGTTACTAGTGGAATGGATGTAGTTAAAAAAATTGAAGCTAGTGAATCTACTCAACCAAAAGTTTATGTTGAAATTAAATCTTTAAAAGCAACAAGTGTTAATTAA
- the uppP gene encoding undecaprenyl-diphosphatase UppP, translated as MSIIQAIILGLVQGLSEFLPISSTAHLTLAGKYMGLIDLSNPERWTAFIAIIQLGTLASVLIYFANDIKEISKSFITDNFSRKKFSEQSDQSKMGWFVIIGTISIVIIGLGFKKIIEGVLTKNLTVIGCSLIGLAIILFIAERTAKLKRGVKDLTVKDAFLIGTAQALALIPGSSRSGTTITAGLFLGLKRETAARFSFLLSIPAVLASGLLELKQSFHYINSNDATSIVIATIVSGISGYFCISFLLKYLVSHNTNVFIIYRILLGAVILYIVYK; from the coding sequence ATGAGTATAATTCAAGCAATAATATTAGGATTAGTTCAAGGGTTATCCGAGTTCTTACCTATTAGTTCAACTGCCCATTTAACTTTGGCAGGAAAATATATGGGTTTAATCGATTTGTCTAATCCTGAAAGATGGACAGCATTTATTGCTATTATTCAATTAGGAACACTTGCTTCAGTCCTAATATATTTTGCAAATGATATAAAGGAAATTTCTAAATCTTTTATAACTGATAACTTTTCAAGAAAGAAATTCTCAGAGCAATCAGACCAAAGTAAAATGGGATGGTTTGTTATAATTGGTACAATTTCAATTGTTATAATTGGATTAGGTTTTAAAAAAATCATTGAGGGAGTTTTAACTAAAAATCTGACTGTTATTGGCTGTTCACTAATAGGATTAGCAATAATACTTTTTATTGCTGAAAGAACCGCTAAATTGAAAAGAGGTGTAAAAGATTTGACAGTTAAAGATGCTTTTCTTATTGGTACAGCCCAAGCATTAGCTCTTATTCCTGGCTCATCAAGATCTGGAACTACTATAACAGCAGGACTATTCTTAGGACTTAAAAGAGAGACTGCGGCAAGATTTAGCTTTTTGCTTTCAATACCTGCAGTACTTGCTAGTGGGCTTCTAGAGTTAAAGCAATCTTTTCATTATATTAATTCTAATGATGCAACGTCAATTGTGATTGCAACAATTGTTTCTGGTATATCTGGATATTTTTGTATTTCTTTCCTTTTAAAATATCTTGTTTCTCATAATACAAATGTTTTTATTATTTACAGAATTTTACTAGGTGCAGTAATACTTTATATAGTTTATAAATAA
- a CDS encoding molybdopterin molybdotransferase MoeA, which produces MINFQEAINLIKENINRITPEETVPLALCSNRVLSQDIVSNEDLPLFDNSSMDGFAIRAEDVTEASVEWPKELQVIGESSAGKNFEGLVNINQSVRIMTGAKIPEGSNAVVEVESTSESDGIVSIRRSVQYGEMIRKKGENIHSGDISIPKGKLITSSDVGVLASLGINNVPVRTKPIIGILSSGNELIEPYKIPLENQIRNSSASAIYTAINESGGEPIDIGIAKDNKIDLLDKFEIGLRYDILITTGGVSMGKYDLLPEVLKEMGVEVLFYKVNIKPGKPIMFGTYKEPNAETCYVFSLPGNPVSSLVTYKLFVLPAIKLLLGDNSNQIKIKAILLHDINKNDNKKYFIRGIICNNEDGELTVRSTGTQSSGALISMSLANCLIVFDEESTGGKIGEKVNVIML; this is translated from the coding sequence ATGATTAACTTTCAGGAAGCCATAAATTTAATAAAAGAAAACATTAATCGAATAACTCCTGAAGAGACTGTTCCACTAGCATTATGTTCAAATAGGGTTTTAAGCCAAGACATAGTTTCAAATGAAGATTTACCATTATTTGATAATTCTTCAATGGATGGATTTGCAATTCGTGCTGAAGACGTTACTGAAGCTTCTGTTGAATGGCCAAAGGAACTTCAAGTTATTGGTGAAAGCTCCGCAGGTAAAAACTTTGAAGGTTTAGTTAACATTAATCAAAGTGTTAGAATAATGACAGGGGCAAAAATTCCTGAAGGATCTAATGCAGTTGTTGAAGTTGAATCAACTTCTGAATCAGATGGAATTGTTAGTATTAGAAGATCAGTTCAATATGGAGAAATGATTAGGAAAAAAGGAGAAAATATCCATTCTGGTGATATAAGTATTCCAAAGGGAAAATTAATTACAAGTAGTGATGTTGGGGTATTGGCTTCTTTGGGTATTAATAATGTACCTGTAAGAACAAAACCTATTATAGGTATATTATCTTCAGGAAATGAGTTAATTGAACCTTACAAAATTCCTTTAGAAAATCAAATTAGAAACAGTTCAGCATCTGCAATTTATACTGCTATAAATGAGTCGGGTGGAGAACCTATTGATATTGGAATTGCAAAAGACAATAAAATAGATCTATTAGATAAATTTGAAATTGGATTGAGGTATGATATTTTAATTACAACTGGTGGAGTTTCAATGGGGAAGTATGATTTACTACCTGAAGTACTTAAGGAAATGGGAGTTGAGGTATTATTTTACAAAGTAAACATTAAACCTGGAAAACCTATTATGTTTGGAACTTACAAAGAACCAAATGCAGAAACTTGTTATGTATTTTCATTACCTGGAAACCCAGTATCATCTTTAGTTACATATAAATTATTTGTATTGCCAGCAATCAAATTATTATTAGGGGATAATTCAAATCAAATTAAAATTAAAGCAATACTTCTTCATGATATAAATAAAAATGATAATAAAAAGTACTTTATTAGAGGCATTATTTGTAACAATGAAGATGGGGAATTAACTGTTCGTTCAACTGGCACTCAATCAAGTGGGGCATTAATAAGCATGAGTTTGGCAAATTGTTTGATTGTTTTTGATGAAGAATCAACAGGAGGAAAAATTGGAGAAAAAGTAAATGTAATAATGTTGTAA